DNA sequence from the Rhizoctonia solani chromosome 10, complete sequence genome:
CTCGGGCATGGTCGACACCGATCACCTCGAAGTATCCACTACTGCCCCTATTGGCCAGTGGGTAACGTGTACCGGTGGATGGGGCTGTTATCACGTGAAGTTGCTCTGGTCGTTGGGGATAATATGCATATTTAACTCGTTTGGATGGAGTCTCGTCACTCAGCTCTTGGTTTGTAGATATCACCCTCTCAGGTCACTCAGCATGCCTGCTACCGCTGGAGCGTACCGGCGTTCCGCCCCTTTCTCAAAAGATGAAACCGTCCCTTCAGATATGAATATCCCGGATAATTATGTTCAACACACCCTATTGACCACGAAGCCTCTCCCTCCTGTAACGATCCATAATTGGTAGGCCATAATTGCAACTTTGTTCCATCACTACAGACACTAATTATAACGATAGGTGGAAGGAGCTGAACTATATAAGCTGCTTCTTTATTTTCGTTACACCATTGGTCGCAGTCTATGGCGCCGTAACGACTAGTCTCCAATCAAAGACGGCTTGGTTTGCCCTCTTCTGGTACTTTGTAACTGGATTGGGGATCACGGCCGGCTACCACCGGCTATGGGCCCACCGAGCATACAACGCCTCAAAACCTCTCGAGTATTTCTTGGCCCTTGCTGGTGCCGGTGCTGTACAAGGCTCGATCAAGTGGTGGTCTCGTGGGCATCGTGCGCACCATCGCTACACTGACACCGAGCTTGATCCATACAATGCTCATCTGGGATTCTTCTGGTCTCATATCGGTGACTAAATTATTTAGTCCTTCGGTGCACctgctcattctttttgtaGGCTGGATGATATTCAAGCCTCGTCGCAAACCCGGTGTGGCTGACGTATCGGATCTTGCCAAGAACAAGGTGGCTCAGTGGCAACATCGGTGGTACTTGTGGTTGATACTCACCATGTCGTTTGGGATTCCCACTGCCGTTCCTGGTTTGCTCTGGGGTGACTGGCGCGGAGGGTTCTTTTACGCTGGCGTCGCACGGCTGTGCTTCGTTCATCATGTGAGCATGTATGCACCTTATTCTTTCCACACCAAATGCTAATATCCCAAGCGATAGTCCACCTGGTGTGTCAACTCTCTCGCACATTGGCTGGGCGAGAGGTCCTTCGACGATAAACACACTCCAAGGG
Encoded proteins:
- a CDS encoding cytochrome b5 → MPATAGAYRRSAPFSKDETVPSDMNIPDNYVQHTLLTTKPLPPVTIHNWWKELNYISCFFIFVTPLVAVYGAVTTSLQSKTAWFALFWYFVTGLGITAGYHRLWAHRAYNASKPLEYFLALAGAGAVQGSIKWWSRGHRAHHRYTDTELDPYNAHLGFFWSHIGWMIFKPRRKPGVADVSDLAKNKVAQWQHRWYLWLILTMSFGIPTAVPGLLWGDWRGGFFYAGVARLCFVHHSTWCVNSLAHWLGERSFDDKHTPRDHLITALVTIGEGYHNFHHQFPMDYRNAIKWYQYDPTKWFIAAMSWLGLASQLKVFPDNEVKKGQMTMELKKLKERADKIEWPKTSNDLPVIGWDEFQAHAKKRNLVLVSGFIHDITSFMDEHPGGRHLLSKNIGKDATAAFWGGVYEHSNAAHNLLAMMRVGVLRGGLEIESERAIPPSQKLRVVSHSELVALVSPSGTSSDIRATQDHSPPIYFDSENGLVFGASSASEDESPKTPALEETKFEFPSK